The following are encoded in a window of Vigna unguiculata cultivar IT97K-499-35 chromosome 8, ASM411807v1, whole genome shotgun sequence genomic DNA:
- the LOC114193476 gene encoding vesicle transport protein GOT1-like — translation MVSFEMNDRKKVGLGLTGFGIFFSFLGVIFFFDKGLLAMGNILFVSGVSLTIGLKSTMQFFMKRSNFKGTISFGVGFFILIIGWPILGMIVESYGFIILFSGFWPTLAVFLQKIPVLGWLVEQPYIRSLFDRYRGKRVPV, via the exons ATGGTTTcttttgagatgaatgatcgaAAGA AGGTTGGATTAGGGTTAACTGGCTTTGGTATATTTTTCTCATTCCTTGGGGTTATCTTCTTCTTTGACAAGGGATTGCTAGCCATGGGAAAC ATCCTGTTTGTTTCTGGAGTGTCCCTAACCATTGGGCTGAAGTCCACTATGCAATTTTTCATGAAACGAAGTAATTTCAAG GGGACAATCTCTTTTGGTGTCGGGTTCTTTATTCTCATAATCGGGTGGCCTATTTTGGGCATGATTGTTGAGTCCTACGGATTCATCATACTATTCAG TGGATTCTGGCCTACACTGGCCGTTTTCTTACAGAAGATTCCTGTTCTTGGTTGGTTGGTTGAACAACCATATATTCGATCG CTGTTTGATCGCTATAGAGGCAAGCGAGTGCCCGTGTAA
- the LOC114193987 gene encoding protein SMG7-like: MDKVSVPSSWDRAHRLYEKNLELENKRRRSAQAQVPSDPNAWQQIRENYEAIILEDHAFSEKHNIEYALWQLHYKRIEELRAYFNAAHTSVSSKSSPGGKGSVRPDRITKIRLQFKTFLSEATGFYHDLIMNIRAKYGLPLGYFEDSENKIVMEKDEKKSSQMKKGLISCHRCLIYLGDLARYKGLYGGSDSKKREYAAASSYYLQAATIWPSSGNPYHQLALLASYNEDELTTVYCYFRSLAVDSPFSTARDNLVLAFEKNRQSYSKLSGDVKAHAITGIGKGEAKLVTRDTGVETCSTKEGASNIRETYKSFCTCLVRLNGILFTRTSLETFAEVLSRVSAGLHELLSSGQDEELKFGIDTLVNKLVIVRIVSMIIFTVHNVKKESEGQTYAEILQRAALLQNAFTAAFELMSLVVEKCMQLQDPPSSYLLPGILVFVEWLACYPDIAAGKDEDNATTIRSKFWNHCLSFLNKLLSLLPMSEDDGEETCFNNMSWYKEGETENRLALWEDFELRGFVPLLPAQTILDFSRKNSLGSDSEKERKARIQRILAAGKALANVIRVDQKMIYFDSKGKKFVVGVQPQISDDFVISSLSDTPSADYHHYIEGEDDDEVIVFNPIVPEKQADMVVASSWAPHEGLKSVPTASVGDMKFNENSTSNPLNDPNHQNSLPASVNAMVPQRLLPVQPHSLRWLEEEISLANSLKGLRFLENGHMMKPDLPFKEVVPISDRPALAVPTQLSVRAGASMLYAHDLSKAGDFGNSFKVDANASAETLTDNSVVRTPSTMQAGFKKSPISRPSRHLGPPPGFSHVPLKHGIEPTGPDSIGGNSIMDDYSWLDGYQLPVSTKGLGPNGPLSYSQSNSHQVGNNGWHDHRTLELLKAHQNQQLQPQVLTNGNQHLTPLPEQFQGQSIWTGQHFV, from the exons ATGGATAAAGTGTCTGTTCCTTCATCATGGGATCGTGCCCATCGCCTTTATGAGAAG AACCTTGAATTGGAGAATAAGCGAAGGAGATCAGCTCAGGCACAGGTTCCATCAGATCCAAATGCTTGGCAGCAGATACGTGAGAATTATGAAGCAATAATTCTCGAGGATCATGCCTTCTCGGAGAAGCATAACATTGAGTATGCTCTATGGCAATTGCACTATAAGCGGATTGAGGAATTGAGGGCATACTTTAATGCTGCTCATACTTCTGTAAGCTCAAAATCATCTCCTGGAGGGAAAGGTTCTGTTCGACCTGACCGGATAACTAAAATAAGGCTGCAATTTAAGACTTTTCTTTCAGAAGCAACTGGATTTTACCATGATCTTATTATGAATATTAGAGCTAAGTATGGACTTCCACTTGGTTACTTTGAGGActcagaaaataaaattgtaatggAAAAGGATGAAAAGAAATCTTCTCAGATGAAGAAAGGTTTAATATCCTGTCACCGTTGTTTGATATACTTGGGTGATCTCGCTCGCTACAAAGGCTTATATGGTGGAAGCGACTCAAAAAAGCGTGAATATGCGGCAGCTTCTAGTTACTATCTACAAGCTGCAACTATTTGGCCTTCAAGTGGAAATCCCTATCATCAG CTTGCCTTGTTGGCTTCATATAATGAGGATGAGCTGACTActgtttattgttattttcgGAGTTTGGCTGTGGATAGTCCATTTTCAACTGCCAGGGATAATTTGGTACTTGCATTTGAGAAG AATCGCCAAAGTTACTCTAAGCTGTCTGGTGATGTTAAAGCACATGCAATCACTGGAATAGGAAAAGGGGAAGCGAAACTTGTGACCCGGGATACGGGTGTGGAAACCTGTTCTACAAAGGAGGGAGCATCCAATATACGGGAAACTTACAAATCTTTCTGCACATGCCTTGTCCGTCTTAATGGAATCTTATTCACGCGAACAAG CCTTGAGACCTTCGCTGAAGTTCTATCTCGTGTAAGTGCTGGCCTGCATGAACTTCTATCATCAGGACAAGATGAAGAGCTGAAATTTGGCATAGATACTCTTGTGAACAAACTGGTCATTGTCAGAATTGTTTCCATGATCATATTTACAGTTCATAATGTGAAAAAGGAATCTGAAGGTCAAACGTATGCAGAAATTCTACAGCGTGCTGCTCTACTTCAGAATGCATTCACTGCAGCTTTCGAATTGATGAGTTTAGTAGTAGAGAAATGTATGCAGCTGCAGGATCCTCCTTCCAGTTATCTCTTACCAGGCATTTTGGTTTTTGTTGAGTGGTTGGCATGTTATCCAGATATTGCTGCTGGCAAGGACGAAGATAATGCGACAACTATTAGATCAAAATTTTGGAATCATTGTCTATCCTTCTTGAACAAGTTGCTTTCACTTTTGCCTATGTCAGAAGATGATGGAGAGGAAACTTGCTTTAATAACATGAGCTGGTATAAAGAAGGGGAAACGGAAAATCGGCTTGCTTTGTGGGAGGATTTTGAGTTAAGAGGATTTGTTCCACTTCTACCTGCACAAACCATCTTGGATTTTTCAAGGAAGAATTCCCTTGGAAGTGACagtgaaaaggaaagaaaagctCGGATTCAAAGGATTTTAGCTGCAGGAAAGGCTTTAGCAAACGTTATTAGAGTTGATcagaaaatgatatattttgactcaAAGGGAAAGAAATTTGTTGTTGGTGTTCAGCCTCAAATCTCAGATGATTTTGTTATTTCCTCCCTTTCAGACACACCTAGTGCAGACTACCATCATTATATTGAAGGAGAGGACGATGATGAGGTTATTGTTTTCAATCCTATAGTACCTGAGAAACAAGCTGATATGGTGGTTGCCTCATCATGGGCACCCCATGAAGGCTTAAAATCAGTTCCAACAGCTTCTGTAGGGGAtatgaaatttaatgaaaattctACTTCTAACCCTCTCAATGATCCGAATCATCAAAATTCTTTACCTGCTTCTGTCAATGCTATGGTTCCTCAACGACTACTACCAGTTCAACCACATTCTTTGAGGTGGTTAGAGGAGGAAATATCTCTTGCTAACAGTTTGAAAGGTCTTAGATTTTTGGAGAATGGGCACATGATGAAACCTGACCTACCATTTAAAGAAGTTGTGCCAATCTCTGACCGTCCTGCACTTGCAGTTCCTACCCAGCTATCTGTAAGAGCTGGTGCTAGTATGCTTTATGCTCATGATCTCTCAAAAGCTGGAGACTTTGGAAATTCATTCAAAGTTGATGCCAATGCGTCTGCTGAAACACTTACTGACAACTCTGTTGTGAGAACGCCATCCACCATGCAAgctggttttaaaaaatctcctATCAGTCGACCTTCTAGGCACCTTGGACCTCCTCCTGGATTCAGTCATGTTCCTCTTAAACATGGTATTGAACCCACTGGTCCAGATTCAATTGGTGGAAATTCAATTATGGATGATTACAGTTGGTTGGATGGATATCAGTTGCCTGTGTCAACCAAAGGTTTAGGTCCAAATGGTCCTCTCAGTTACTCTCAGTCAAATTCCCATCAAGTTGGTAACAATGGCTGGCATGATCATCGGACACTTGAGCTTTTAAAAGCACACCAAAATCAGCAGTTGCAGCCACAGGTTCTCACAAATGGAAATCAGCATCTTACTCCTCTGCCTGAGCAATTCCAAGGACAATCAATTTGGACAGGTCAACACTTCGTGTGA
- the LOC114195585 gene encoding hydroxyproline O-arabinosyltransferase 3-like — translation MRKSIGRVKSLLFLLMVLLFFFATYNLVAMILEHKADGLEHSNRKLMRSNEKFHVALTATDSAYNQWQCRIMYYWYKKVKDLHGSEMGKFTRILHSGRPDQLMDEIPTFVVDPLPEGLDRGYIVLNRPWAFVQWLEKADIQEEYILMAEPDHIFVNPLPNLAYGSQPAAFPFFYIKPAQNEKVLRKFYPEEMGPVTNIDPIGNSPVIIKKSLMEDIAPTWVNVSLRMKDDPETDKAFGWVLEMYAYAVASALHGVKHNLRKDFMLQPPWDLKVEDRFIIHYTYGCDYNLKGELTYGKVGEWRFDKRSYLMGPPPKNLPLPPPGVPESVVRLVKMVNEATANLPEWDSVNRS, via the exons ATGAGGAAAAGCATCGGACGGGTCAAGTCACTGCTCTTTCTGCTTATGgtgcttttgtttttctttgccACTTACAATTTGGTAGCTATGATCTTGGAGCATAAGGCCGATGGGTTGGAACATTCGAATAGAAAATTGATGAGGTCCAATGAAAAGTTTCATGTTGCCCTTACTGCAACTGATTCTGCTTACAATCAATGGCAATGCCGGATTATGTACTATTGGTATAAGAAAGTGAAGGATTTGCATGGATCAGAAATGGGGAAGTTCACCCGGATACTGCATTCTGGTAGGCCAGACCAGTTAATGGATGAGATTCCTACTTTTGTAGTTGATCCACTTCCTGAGGGCTTGGACAGG GGTTATATTGTCCTAAATAGACCATGGGCTTTCGTTCAGTGGCTAGAGAAAGCAGATATTCAAGAAGA ATATATTCTGATGGCAGAACCTGACCACATATTTGTAAATCCCTTGCCTAATTTGGCTTATGGATCCCAACCCGCCGCATTTCCGTTTTTCTACATAAAACCAgctcaaaatgaaaaagtacTCAGGAAATTCTATCCTGAGGAAATGGGTCCTGTCACTAACATTGATCCAATTGGAAATTCTCCTGTGATCATTAAGAAG TCTTTGATGGAGGATATAGCTCCCACATGGGTAAATGTTTCACTGAGAATGAAAGACGATCCAGAGACTGATAAAGCTTTTGGATGGGTGCTTGAAAT GTATGCTTATGCAGTGGCATCTGCATTGCATGGTGTAAAGCATAATCTGCGAAAAGACTTTATGCTGCAG CCACCATGGGACTTAAAGGTTGAGGATAGATTCATCATCCATTATACATATGGATGTGACTATAATTTAAAG GGGGAACTGACATATGGGAAGGTTGGAGAATGGCGATTTGACAAGAGATCTTATCTTATGGGTCCTCCGCCGAAAAACCTCCCCTTACCACCTCCAGGAGTTCCTGAAAGTGTG GTGCGGCTTGTAAAAATGGTGAATGAAGCTACTGCAAACTTACCTGAATGGGATTCAGTAAACAGAAGTTga